In Uranotaenia lowii strain MFRU-FL chromosome 2, ASM2978415v1, whole genome shotgun sequence, one genomic interval encodes:
- the LOC129748300 gene encoding tektin-2-like, giving the protein MSSERAVATCEKPLQHLSLPDWHARMIQLKSVAYCKRAEAFELRHSARNLRNETRIQTFWDTYHNNDKLSDRVAELDRWRETMRLLLKRVNDEICALKEQKSNTERDLDALIMPLTVVTDAISMRDCRLGSELTYDDGDTELKNELCIVESNQRLLRDQSQGAWEQLNRLQEVKFKLELDLTDKDEAQAIDQNQLGVNEHCSNVTLKTEPLRVPRNACTYKNWLEYCEELVAFAEKNLADSAAVRESLFATREKAKNILKAQQDRTAHTLRKRIFETQRSRNELEYQLDKMKEEMEKCSTEIDTLEQACNDAMESLKVNETRLENRAQRSGMELCIDESFHGLSSEQHQLEATIKILREKISATRTMYNGLHELSKKIDTDLQNKQHSLMTDIRSLDLRARLASSEKPTQTERNIQLSHLDQEIPKT; this is encoded by the exons ATGTCGTCGGAACGCGCCGTGGCCACTTGTGAAAAGCCGTTGCAGCATTTGAGCCTTCCTGATTGGCATGCCCGCATGATACAGCTGAAAAGTGTGGCTTACTGTAAAAGGGCGGAAGCATTCGAGCTGAGACATTCTGCCCGGAATCTAAGGAACGAAACCCGGATTCAGACCTTCTGGGACACTTACCATAACAATGATAAGCTATCGGATCGGGTGGCCGAGTTGGATCGCTGGAGGGAAACCATGCGGCTGCTGCTCAAGCGAGTCAATGATGAGATCTGTGCCCTGAAGGAGCAAAAATCCAACACCGAGAGGGATTTGGACGCCTTGATCATGCCCCTGACAGTGGTCACCGATGCCATAAGTATGCGGGATTGTCGCCTCGGATCGGAACTGACCTACGACGATGGTGATACGGAGCTGAAGAACGAACTCTGTATCGTGGAGAGTAATCAGCGTTTGTTGAGGGACCAAAGTCAGGGCGCCTGGGAACAGTTGAACCGTTTGCAGGAAGTGAAATTCAAATTGGAACTGGATTTGACCGATAAGGATGAAGCTCAAGCCATCGATCAGAATCAGTTGGGGGTTAACGAACATTGCTCCAATGTTACTCTGAAGACTGAACCGTTGCGGGTTCCCAGGAA TGCTTGCACCTACAAAAATTGGTTGGAATACTGCGAGGAGTTGGTGGCGTTTGCGGAGAAAAATCTAGCGGATTCGGCTGCGGTAAGGGAATCGCTTTTCGCTACCCGGGAAAAGGCCAAAAACATTCTCAAGGCACAGCAGGATCGGACGGCTCACACGCTGAGGAAGAGGATTTTCGAAACACAACGATCCCGGAATGAGTTGGAGTATCAACTGGATAAG ATGAAGGAAGAAATGGAAAAGTGTTCGACCGAGATCGACACCCTGGAGCAGGCCTGCAACGACGCTATGGAATCGCTGAAAGTGAACGAAACTCGGCTGGAAAATCGTGCCCAACGGTCCGGAATGGAGCTTTGCATCGACGAATCCTTCCACGGGCTGAGCAGCGAGCAGCACCAGCTCGAGGCCACGATCAAGATCCTCCGGGAGAAGATAAGCGCCACTCGGACAATGTACAACGGCCTACACGAGCTGTCCAAGAAGATCGATACCGATTTGCAGAACAAACAGCACTCGCTCATGACGGACATCCGGTCGTTGGATTTGCGAGCCCGTCTCGCATCCTCCGAAAAGCCAACGCAAACCGAACGGAACATCCAGCTTAGCCATTTGGACCAGGAAATACCGAAAACATAA
- the LOC129741517 gene encoding uncharacterized protein LOC129741517, translating into MNDRANTTSHDCQSCERPNSAEDEMVECCICTLWEHFGCAGVDSRVKDANVKYVCKGCAASQNTSDKPAGKNKSKSKSGKSALGSRRKKPLTDIAESVSSSTRAAIMAQQLKMVEEEQQLQAQELAEKKEQKRREREESERQLQEKKKLVEEEKALRVKQLQEEAEMKTLEQRLRRESLDKRNQIVKALAASSHGGSILGSVASSSRDSRSKVQSWLDKSESGKEEEFPTDMGLQVSPISAAHRSAISNCSKVPVPTNHSFVRSHVLNSKSQTPVALNRPAVPRTRLTQEQIAARQVLGKEHLIFDGNPEEWPIFISHFEQSTSDCGFTDTENMLRLQKCLRGPAYEAVRSRLYLPSDVPLVISTLRTFFGRPVLVIKSLLNKIHQVPPPKLDRLDTLMHFALAVQNFVGSLIAGEQREYLADPILVQELVEKLPVPWQMEWAAFEIQHQSVTLETFGEFMSVLMTMASRVSFKSPNFGNITRSDSNKRKPKETGLLYTHAPESDQPKATDVALQVRHRPSKPCFCCGREGHRVAECPQFKAASVDDRYKLVQLKKLCRTCLNSHGKWPCRSWTGCGVEGCRHKHHTLLHPSANSNQNVSFSASHVSSEDLTWTLFRVVPVVLYGKNRSQLIFAFIDEGSSYTLLEESVANQLGLDGPKQPLTLQWTGNVTREEQQSQLVELNISAKNSTRQYQMNHVRTVRSLMIPSQTLKYRELSRRFPHLRGLPVEDFELVQPQLLIGLDHLRLCVPLKLREGGPKDPIGAKCRLGWSIYGCVSGNPSTPAVINLHLGAISDPDREMNEQLRDYFELESSGVKIPNSILDTEDDKRARQLLQETTRRLESGIGFETGLLWKTDDLNFPDSYPMASRREECLERRFARDPQLEAKVREQIADYVRKGYAHQATLEELTSVPPERVWYLPLGVVTNAKKPGKIRLIWDAAAKVGGTSFNSNLLKGPDLLTPLLQVLYQFRQFPVAVCGDLMEMFHQIKIRFPDCQSQRFLFREHPTAEPKVYIMDVATFGSTCSPSSAQFIKNLNAQELASEYPRAAVAIANNTYVDDYLGSFMSIDEAVEVVNEIKLVHSKGGFTLRRFLSNEAEVLRGIAEFAEVEDKVLTLERGEKSESVLGIKWLPKDDVFIYSFELRDDLKQILNEQHIPTKREVLKVVMSLFDPLGFISFFLVHGKILMQDIWARGTQWDENIPQDLNMRWREWTNRFPDLGKVRIPRCYFPSPFPKNLENLQIHVFVDASEAAFSSVAYFRLEMDGVVQVAFIGSKTKVAPLKTVSIPRLELKSAVLGTRLLNTISSQHTFRIGHRYMWSDAGVCLAWIRSKDHRKYHQFVSVRIGEILMSTDPRDWRWVPSKMNVADQATKWKEGPQLSMQNPWFRAPEFLYEPEKRWPKERTVQTTSEDLRTVHLNLGHFSPNPAIIDTTRFDSWIKLLRTTAFTFRYIDNFKRDLVDEPLELGLLTQKELERAERLLWRIAQAESYPEEIALLSETQGPPESRHSVVKKSSTIYKYWPFLDEDGVLRMRGRIGAAPFAPTEAKFPTILPRKNYITFLIVDRYHRRFRHANRETIVNEIRQRFEIPKLRSLVYKVAQKCSWCQVMKARPRPPAMAPLPKFRLTAFVRPFTSVGLDYFGPVLVKVGRRNEKRWVALFTCLTIRAVHLEVVHSLSTESCIMAVRRFVARRGPPKEFWTDNATCFQGASNILKEEIAAKTNALALTFTSAETSWKFIPPATPHMGGAWERLVRSVKVASGAILETSRKPDDETLETILYEAEAMINSRPLTYIPLESADQEALTPNHFILGSSTGAKILPTEPVDYRTTLRSSWKLAQYITDQFWTRWLKEYLPMISRRTKWFEETKDLEVGDLVMMPDGAIRNRWTRGRVEQVIPGRDGRVREVVVRTTSGTFRKAASKLAVLDVVERCEPETVVPDLHQGSRAGECDDGVPRCRNTARRDAASDDRIDVRGENCHE; encoded by the coding sequence ATGAACGATCGTGCTAATACCACATCCCACGACTGCCAGTCGTGTGAACGACCCAACTCGGCAGAAGATGAAATGGTTGAATGTTGCATATGCACATTGTGGGAGCATTTCGGATGCGCAGGAGTGGACTCCCGGGTTAAGGATGCGAATGTGAAGTATGTGTGCAAGGGGTGCGCGGCTAGCCAGAACACTTCCGACAAACCTGCTGGGAAAAATAAGTCCAAATCGAAGTCCGGTAAGTCTGCTCTTGGATCCCGTCGAAAGAAACCACTAACGGACATCGCAGAGAGCGTTTCGTCCAGTACTCGTGCGGCAATAATGGCACAGCAACTAAAAATGGTCGAGGAGGAACAACAACTTCAGGCACAGGAATTAGCGGAAAAAAAGGAGCAAAAAAGGCGTGAGCGGGAGGAATCCGAGCGCCAgttgcaagaaaaaaagaagCTAGTGGAAGAAGAGAAGGCTCTTCGGGTCAAGCAGCTGCAGGAAGAAGCGGAGATGAAAACATTGGAGCAGAGACTGAGAAGAGAATCGCTTGACAAACGGAACCAGATCGTCAAGGCGCTCGCTGCCAGCAGCCATGGTGGCTCAATATTGGGATCGGTTGCTAGTTCAAGTCGCGATTCACGTTCGAAAGTCCAGAGTTGGTTGGACAAATCAGAATCCGGAAAAGAAGAAGAATTTCCCACGGATATGGGCCTCCAGGTTTCCCCCATATCCGCAGCCCATCGTTCAGCAATATCGAACTGCTCCAAAGTTCCGGTTCCAACGAACCATTCCTTCGTAAGGTCCCATGTACTCAACTCGAAATCCCAAACTCCAGTTGCGCTTAATCGGCCGGCAGTTCCGCGCACCAGACTCACTCAAGAGCAAATAGCCGCGCGTCAGGTTTTAGGAAAAGAACATCTCATCTTCGACGGGAATCCGGAAGAGTGGCCAATTTTTATCAGCCATTTTGAGCAGTCGACATCTGACTGCGGCTTTACGGATACGGAGAACATGCTTCggttacaaaaatgtttgcgtgGACCAGCGTATGAGGCCGTGAGAAGCCGTCTTTATCTTCCTTCAGACGTACCGCTCGTGATATCGACCTTACGAACATTTTTCGGTCGACCTGTTCTTGTCATCAAATCGCTGCTGAATAAAATACATCAGGTACCACCGCCAAAACTGGACCGCCTAGACACTTTGATGCATTTCGCACTGGCAGTGCAAAATTTCGTTGGCTCGCTGATTGCTGGTGAACAGAGAGAGTATCTGGCAGACCCGATTCTCGTACAGGAGCTAGTCGAAAAGCTTCCTGTCCCATGGCAAATGGAGTGGGCGGCTTTCGAAATTCAACACCAATCCGTTACGTTGGAAACGTTTGGCGAATTCATGTCCGTATTGATGACCATGGCCAGTAGAGTCTCGTTCAAAAGTCCGAACTTTGGAAACATTACTCGATCGGACTCGAATAAGCGGAAGCCGAAAGAAACGGGATTATTGTACACCCACGCACCCGAATCCGATCAACCGAAAGCGACAGATGTTGCTTTGCAAGTTCGCCATCGACCAAGTAAGCCTTGCTTCTGTTGCGGACGAGAGGGACACCGAGTAGCTGAGTGCCCACAATTTAAAGCAGCCAGTGTGGACGATCGTTATAAATTGGTCCAGCTGAAGAAACTATGCAGAACTTGCCTGAATAGTCATGGAAAGTGGCCTTGCCGATCCTGGACAGGATGCGGAGTTGAAGGCTGTCGACATAAACACCACACACTTCTTCATCCATCAGCCAACAGCAACCAGAATGTCAGTTTTTCCGCCAGTCACGTGTCCTCGGAAGATTTGACTTGGACACTTTTCAGAGTGGTTCCGGTTGTCCTCTATGGAAAGAATCGCTCTCAACTGATTTTCGCCTTCATCGATGAGGGCTCGTCTTACACCCTTCTAGAAGAATCCGTCGCCAATCAACTCGGCTTGGATGGCCCTAAGCAGCCGCTCACTCTGCAGTGGACTGGAAATGTTACACGAGAGGAACAGCAGTCGCAGCTAGTGGAACTGAATATTTCCGCAAAAAATTCTACTCGCCAGTACCAAATGAACCATGTTCGCACTGTTCGTAGCCTAATGATCCCCTCGCAAACTTTAAAATATCGTGAGCTGTCACGCCGCTTCCCTCACCTACGGGGTCTCCCGGTAGAAGATTTTGAACTCGTTCAGCCACAATTGCTGATAGGTCTGGACCATCTACGACTTTGTGTACCATTGAAGCTACGGGAAGGCGGCCCAAAGGATCCGATCGGGGCAAAATGCAGATTGGGTTGGAGTATCTACGGATGTGTTTCTGGAAATCCTTCCACGCCAGCCGTCATAAATCTACACCTCGGGGCGATATCCGATCCAGATAGGGAGATGAACGAACAACTGCGTGATTACTTCGAACTGGAGAGTTCGGGTGTAAAGATTCCGAACAGTATTCTTGACACCGAAGATGACAAACGGGCGAGGCAACTCCTGCAAGAAACGACACGACGATTGGAATCAGGTATCGGATTCGAGACTGGGCTTCTTTGGAAGACTGACGACCTGAACTTTCCTGACAGCTACCCCATGGCTTCTCGTAGAGAAGAGTGCTTGGAAAGAAGATTCGCACGGGACCCACAACTGGAGGCAAAGGTTCGTGAGCAGATAGCCGACTACGTGCGTAAAGGATATGCGCATCAAGCCACATTAGAAGAGCTGACGTCTGTTCCACCGGAACGTGTGTGGTATCTCCCTCTGGGCGTCGTGACCAATGCTAAGAAGCCAGGAAAGATCAGATTAATCTGGGATGCGGCAGCCAAGGTTGGTGGAACATCTTTTAACTCGAACCTTCTCAAGGGGCCAGACCTCTTAACCCCACTTCTACAAGTTCTCTACCAGTTCCGCCAGTTCCCAGTAGCAGTGTGCGGCGATCTGATGGAAATGTTCCATCAAATCAAGATTCGCTTTCCCGACTGCCAATCTCAACGGTTCCTCTTCCGTGAGCATCCAACGGCAGAGCCAAAGGTCTACATCATGGATGTGGCCACATTTGGGTCTACCTGTTCCCCGTCTTCAGCCCAATTCATCAAAAATCTCAACGCCCAAGAGCTCGCTTCAGAGTATCCTCGCGCAGCAGTAGCCATTGCAAACAACACCTACGTAGATGACTACTTGGGCAGTTTCATGTCGATTGATGAAGCTGTGGAAGTCGTAAATGAGATAAAGCTGGTGCATTCCAAGGGCGGTTTCACGCTACGACGCTTCTTGTCCAACGAAGCAGAAGTTTTGCGAGGAATCGCAGAATTCGCTGAGGTCGAAGACAAGGTTCTCACCCTGGAGAGAGGGGAGAAATCAGAATCGGTGCTGGGAATCAAGTGGCTGCCAAAAGACGACGTTTTCATCTATTCATTTGAACTTCGAGATGACCTCAAACAAATTCTGAACGAGCAGCACATTCCTACAAAACGCGAGGTCCTCAAAGTAGTAATGAGCTTATTTGACCCCCTCGGTTTCATCTCGTTCTTTTTAGTGCATGGGAAAATCCTCATGCAGGATATCTGGGCCCGAGGAACGCAGTGGGACGAAAATATTCCGCAAGATCTCAACATGCGATGGCGAGAATGGACGAATCGGTTCCCAGACTTAGGCAAAGTACGAATCCCCCGATGTTACTTTCCATCTCCATTCCCAAAGAATCTCGAGAACCTGCAAATACATGTCTTCGTAGACGCGAGTGAGGCCGCTTTCTCCAGCGTGGCCTATTTTCGCTTGGAGATGGATGGAGTGGTTCAAGTTGCTTTCATCGGATCCAAAACTAAGGTGGCTCCGCTCAAGACGGTCTCAATTCCTCGACTCGAACTGAAATCAGCCGTGCTAGGAACACGTCTCCTGAATACAATATCAAGCCAACACACCTTTCGCATAGGCCACCGATACATGTGGAGCGACGCCGGAGTCTGCCTAGCGTGGATTCGTTCCAAGGATCACCGAAAATACCACCAATTTGTTTCCGTACGGatcggtgaaattttaatgtCAACCGATCCCAGAGACTGGAGATGGGTTCCTTCAAAAATGAACGTGGCCGATCAAGCAACCAAGTGGAAAGAAGGACCACAGCTATCGATGCAGAATCCATGGTTCCGGGCACCAGAATTCCTGTACGAACCCGAGAAACGATGGCCGAAAGAGCGCACTGTCCAGACAACAAGTGAAGACCTTCGAACAGTGCACTTAAACCTTGGGCACTTCTCTCCAAATCCTGCAATCATCGACACAACTCGCTTCGATTCCTGGATTAAATTGCTTCGAACCACGGCCTTCACGTTTCGTTATATTGACAACTTCAAACGGGACCTGGTCGACGAACCATTGGAGCTAGGATTGCTCACCCAGAAAGAGCTCGAACGTGCTGAACGCCTGCTTTGGAGAATCGCTCAAGCAGAATCATATCCCGAGGAGATTGCACTACTTTCTGAAACACAAGGTCCCCCTGAAAGTCGTCACAGTGTCGTCAAGAAGTCCAGCACAATCTACAAGTATTGGCCGTTCCTGGACGAGGATGGTGTTTTGCGAATGCGCGGCCGTATCGGTGCTGCACCATTCGCACCGACAGAAGCTAAGTTTCCCACGATTCTCCCCAGAAAGAACTATATTACATTTTTGATCGTCGACAGGTATCATCGTCGTTTCCGACACGCAAATCGGGAAACCATCGTCAACGAGATCCGACAACGTTTCGAAATTCCCAAGCTGAGGTCCCTCGTCTACAAGGTGGCGCAGAAGTGTTCCTGGTGTCAGGTGATGAAGGCCAGGCCAAGACCTCCAGCCATGGCACCACTTCCAAAATTTCGGCTGACAGCATTCGTGCGCCCTTTCACATCTGTAGGCTTAGACTATTTCGGGCCAGTTCTCGTAAAGGTTGGCAGACGCAATGAAAAACGCTGGGTGGCTCTTTTCACGTGCCTGACCATCCGTGCTGTACATTTAGAGGTGGTTCATTCGCTAAGCACGGAATCCTGTATAATGGCAGTTCGCCGTTTCGTCGCGCGTCGTGGTCCGCCGAAGGAGTTCTGGACGGACAACGCTACTTGCTTCCAAGGTGCCAGCAACATATTGAAAGAGGAAATTGCCGCTAAGACGAACGCCCTTGCTCTCACGTTTACCAGCGCCGAAACTAGCTGGAAGTTTATCCCACCTGCCACTCCGCACATGGGCGGGGCGTGGGAAAGGTTGGTCCGCTCAGTCAAGGTGGCGAGCGGTGCTATCTTGGAAACATCTCGTAAACCGGACGACGAAACGTTGGAAACCATCCTGTACGAAGCCGAAGCAATGATCAACAGTCGACCGCTCACCTACATTCCGTTGGAGTCGGCCGACCAAGAAGCGTTGACCCCAAACCATTTTATATTGGGTAGTTCAACTGGAGCGAAGATTCTACCAACAGAGCCTGTGGATTACCGAACAACACTCCGCAGCAGCTGGAAACTGGCGCAGTATATAACCGATCAATTCTGGACGAGGTGGCTGAAAGAATATTTGCCCATGATCTCTCGTAGAACAAAGTGGTTTGAGGAAACCAAGGATCTGGAAGTCGGTGATCTGGTCATGATGCCTGACGGTGCAATACGGAATCGGTGGACTCGAGGTAGAGTGGAGCAAGTAATTCCTGGACGAGACGGCAGAGTAAGAGAGGTCGTGGTTCGGACAACTTCGGGTACCTTTAGGAAGGCAGCGTCGAAATTAGCTGTTTTAGACGTCGTCGAAAGATGTGAACCTGAGACAGTGGTTCCAGATTTGCACCAAGGTTCACGGGCGGGGGAATGTGACGACGGGGTCCCTCGTTGCCGCAACACTGCTCGACGCGACGCTGCATCAGATGACAGAATTGACGTTCGCGGAGAGAACTGCCACGAGTGA